Within the Eucalyptus grandis isolate ANBG69807.140 chromosome 1, ASM1654582v1, whole genome shotgun sequence genome, the region CTCAATAATCTCTAGGCAAGATATGATGTGGAAAAATTTAGTTTGAAAAGTGAGGAAAAATTACTTTGGGATTTGCTTATCTAGAATCCCTTctgaaagagaaaaagtcagatttttcattataaataatccaataGGCACCACCCCATGTGGTGGCAGCGTTGATTCAGGCTTTGTCCTCCTCACGACAGGGATCGGTTCGAATCCCAAAGTCGTCATTTGTCGACTTACCCGTGGCGTCGAGTGGTGGTTCCTTAGCGTCACCCTAGAGTTTATCTGCCATTCTTGGCTATATGGAGTTTCCtgaatcaccaaaaaaaattaaataaataataataataataataatccaatAGGCAATGTTTTGTGATTGACTTATGTGCACTGGTACTAGGAGCACGAGAGGATAGCTagctttcttttctatttctttaattaatagaaaaggCAAGTCAAGACGAGAAGCACTACGCAAAATGATTCTGCGCACCTTCTGCAAAATGttactttttattaaattagttgGTGGACAATATGCTTGCCGACTTTAGAGCATCAGAAACTattggttggtttttgtttctatttctttttggacagaatttttgtttatatttcttAATCAATAGAAAACAGCAAGTCAAGTCGAcataggaaaagaaaggaaggacaCACGTAAATTTTATGCAACTTCCGTGAAAATTACGCATGGAATAATTCacctttactttcttttctatgGCTTTCTTTGATTATCACTACCGCGTGATTCGAGAAAGTcatgataaaaaagaataaagtgaTATACACATGAGAGATAAAGCTGCAACCCAACCAGACACggtaagggcgcgtttggtaacgtttgtttaaaaattgttccagaaacagaaatagaaaaaagtgtttctgttctcgggaacaatttcgaacaaaaaacgcgtttggtaatcgtataaaatttctgtttctggaatagaaaaagaacagaaacacgtttggtaacggtAAAAATTCtgtttcggaatagaaaaagaacagaaacacgtttggttatgtacaaaatttctgttccaatttttttccaattgttttattttttataaaatgtgaacttggtattgaattatcattctcatgaaatgcttatcaatttaattttgttcatattaagtgaaaacaaacattctaaacttgatcatatttgcttagtcggaataaatattttaagttcgtacaaaattttcccatttgtttttttttttttttaaaataaagtgtaaacttgactttgaattctcattatcataaaatgttcatcgatttaattttgttcatggtgagtagaGTCAAACATTATGAACATAGTTATAAGTGCAtactgaagaaaattttataaataaactttgttccaaattgttctcacgtgccttttttttttcaataaagtgtaaccttggtattgcattatcactctaatgaaatgctcatcaatttaattttgttcatggttggtgaagacaaacattttgaacatgatcatgTGCATacttgaaacaaaatttcataagtaAAAATCCCACCATAAGAGCTACCTAAAAGAAGAATACTTCATAGATCTTTACGTAGACCCTTTCATACATAACATCAtaataatgaagtaatatagttcattgttcaacttcatcacattgtatttgataagtgaatacttaaaaacaaaattacaaaagtctgaaacacaaagtcatgaaatttcaggcatattatgatccctcgccattttatttgcaatcctTGTCCTAAGCATGTTAATTCCAGGTAAATCATGCAATGTATCATCCGCAACCTCCAATTCTGTAGGTCCGCATGGATATTCCGGATCTCCATATAAGGAAAAGTTTCTATCCATCGCATCTTGATCACGAATGTAATTGTGGAGAGCACAACAAGCAATTACAACAAGTGCTTGCTTCCGAATTGTAAATGGAGGCATctgtctcaaaatggtgaatCGATTCTTTAATGCTccaaatgacctctcaattacatttctcAATGAAGAGTGCTTTTTTGTTGAACAATTCTCTTGCTGTCCTTGGTTGTCCCCCATTCCCTCTATACTCGCTTAGATGATACCGATCGCCtttaaatggagttaaaaatcctgGAAGTGCTGCATAACCTGAATCTACCACGTAATATTTCCCTGTAACATgcttatcaattcagttttgttgtgatattgaaccataatatataatcataaaattGTTTTCATAAACAAAGTACATACCAGGTGGTGGTCGGGGAAATTGCAGTTGAGGATTTTCGAGTCTTGCTGAAAGCACTCGACAATCGTTGCGATCCTTCCCATCCAGCATAcacgaaagtaaatttcatatcaaaagagCAAATACACAGCACATTCTGGGTTGTTCTCCCACTCCTACCTCTAAATGGAATCTACGAGACACAGAACGGTAGCATCTATATGGGTGCCATCCATAGCACCTACGCAGCCTGTTAATATATTAACAATCAATATCATATAAGATTATCAACTACATGTATTTGACggtataaaattaatataaaaatcataccttgaaATAGCGTTTATGACTAGGATCAATAAGAATTTCTTGTGGAATGACGTCAAAGGACGGTGGTTTGATTATCTcctttgaaaatttgatcaTTGCTTTCAACACTCTATTGAAATACTTGCTGATCGTTTCTCCTGAATGttggaatctctcacataaatctctatttgagttATTGTGAGTAACCAcacttaaaaatatcccaacttGTTCATCTATTTGAACAAATCGACTATCTTTCAACCAACCCCTTACCCTCATTAAGTCacataaattcagaaaacatGTCTCTCCATCCTAAATGCTTCATATATCCTATCCGAATGTCCATGAACAATCTCCTTATCCATTCTCCTCCCGATAATTGACTGTCCCTAATAGGTTCTTTCGTATGGAGGGATGTCTCCATCGCAGCTAAGCAGAGCCACGCTACCAATATGTTAATGTCATCACCCAAGGATTGTTCAACTGGTTGTACTTGCTCATTAGACACACTATTTGATCCCCcttccatagtacctatacaatcacaaaaatgaccaaaacatcaatatagattttgaaaacacatcctaataataattaataacataattcataaaatttcaataagaTATTACAAGAGTCTCAACACTAATCATATTTGAATAAACTAAAGATTAATAGATAATATACGTCATACAGTCTAATGAAACTCCATGCAATTCATAATAAATTTCCAAATATCtactaaagaaattgaagaaggcCAATCCTCCTTGCAGGTATGCATGTAATGAAAGCCTCCCTCCATTCACGATTGGCGCATGCTCGTTCAACTGCTTTATTGTAAACATCTTGCTCTAGCTCGGGCATATTGTTTAGAATCTGAACCGCAGTAGCTACGGAGAAAGGGTCAACAGGTGGTTGTGAAGTCCCCGAGCTCGCGAGCCATCACCGAGATGGACTTGGTGACttaacttttagaaaatcttGTATGGCTCTACAAGTTTCATCAAAACTGGATTGGTTGCTCTTTCTTCTCCGCTTACTATTTGGAGTTCTATTCAATTTGTGCTTCCCACGAGCTGAAGTTCCAATATCGTCTCGTTGTAAAAAGTCTGTCATCACTATGGTATCCAATGAAATCATTTGCATTGCTACCATCATAGTCACCACCTCCACCGCACCGACACCATCCGCACCGCCACCACTATTGTCACCCGTACATTGTCATCaccattgtcatcatcatccgaCAGATTGTCTTCTTGAGCACATCCTACGGCATAATTCCCAGTAGCATATGTACCACCAAAATAATACAAAGCTCAGGATACTGAGGAAGTCCATTCTTCCTGAATCTTGCCCACTCGACATTATCCTACAATTTTtacaataatgacatttcagCAATATAATCATTCATTTCATAATTGACATCTGTAATGATATCAAAATGACCACAAAGTTAAGAAATACCTTGATATGAGATTCCCATACACTTGGATCGTCGACGGTAACTCTTTTGTTGACATTATCCCAACCAAATCCGGACCGAGAAATGAGTTTGTGAAAACTTCCATACTGTTGTTTCAGTTTGTTTACCTTGTTCCTCAGCTGAACCATGGTAAATTGGAATCCTGTCGTCTACCGAGTTCGACTGTACATTCCTCCACCCGACTTTGTTGAAAGTGGAAGAGGTGCGGTTTCCCTTTTGACCTCATCCACCAATAAACCGATAAGTATATTGGTTACTGAGACTCCGTCCACTTTGCATTGAATGAGTGTCTCTCGGATGCCATTGAATCTTCGACCGGTTGAGCATCACATGAGTTATGAATtaaatcattaacataaaaCCGTAAGAACTACACGCCATATACAAAATTAGCATGGTAACCTATATGGATCCGTATACCCCATCCTATTTTGTGAATGGTCCAACTAAATTATTAGACCTCTaagattaagaaaatgaaaaaaaaaaaaaaaaaaagccgagaGGCCAACCTTAGCGTGCAGATGATTGTTTCCAAATTCAGCAAATTGCGATTTATGTGGCAAGGACTGGCAAATTCCGAACAAAGCAAGGGAAAAATAATGTCTTCGTGGATTGGCACCGGCAAGGCGGAACTTTGGATGGATCCACCGAAGTTCTCAAAGCATTAGTGTTCACCTGAGAATGAATCAACCAATTGAGGATGTAccttaagtaaagaaaaattcaagacaagcaatAAGACAACAACGAAACAACACCCTCCATTTTCTGCAAATCCataacttaaagagaaaaaatcgaAGCATTATAGTCATAAGATATCAAGGATCTCGCATAATGTATAATCCCCAACATTCCTACAAAAAAAAGTCGAACAACGTTCTTCTTATAGATTCACAAAGAATGTACTAAATGAACAAGTCGACAACGTTGTTCTTTGCacgtgcatttttttttaatttttctgttcttttctattctttcacttttatttttctcctcccctttagTCTACCCCTCTACACGTTCTCTTCTTCGGgcgtcatcttcttccatttgtctttctcacttttaacacccattttttcctttttcttcctcgacTTCCAATTGGATCAAAATGTGGCTGAGTCGCAAGGGTTCATAGAGACACacagaaaatattaatattagaCCAAATCCAAGCAATATAGGGACAAAACGCAAATTGAGAACAACAGGAGATATTTGCCATAGAACAACAGGATCGCGGGACAACGGGATCGTGGGACAAAGATCAACAGAACAGCAACTCGTCATGGTGTCGAGGAACGCCAGCAAAGGCCAGATCTAACAACACCCATCAATACATCATATTCATGTATACGTTGGAATATTCCTCCTTCTTCTTAGTGAACCGATAgttttgtcatttcaaaaaacAAGTAAATGCATAGACTGCCAGAACCAATCAATTGATAAACATCCTTTGATAGACGAATGAAGAAACCAAGGAAAACCAATCAACACAAGCACAAAAGAAAGAGTATTTACCTCTATATTGAGAGCCCAATGGTCAGTTCTTGGAAGACCCGGAAAGAGAATGAACCGGGATGAATATGCTACTGCTCATACATGGCAAAGCAGAACAAGAGAAGGGTTTGGTCAGATTTGAAGAGAGCAACTAGTGACGGTTAAATGACAGCTCCGTGCTCTCCGCTGCAAACCCCACACACGACTCACAATCAAACCGAACTCGCTCGAACTTGCTCGCTGGAGCCTGAGCAGCAGCGAGGCAGCAAGCATCGCTGCCCTGCTCGCTCGAGCCAAGCCTGAGCAGCAGCGACGCTCGCTGCcctgctcgctcgagccgagcccgagccgAGCCCTAGCGGCGGGCGCCGACGCTCATTCCGCTACGCTCGTTCGAGCCGAGCTCGAGCAGCCAGCGACGCCGTCGCtccgctcgctcgagccgagcccgagccgAGTCGAGCTCGAGCAAAGCGCCGACGCTCGCGCtccgctcgctcgagccgagctTGAGCAGCGGCGACGGTGTTTTGCTCTCCGCTGGctgctcgctcgctcgagccgagctTGAGCAGCAGCGACGGTCGCTGcccgctcgctcgagccgagcccgagcttgagcggcggcgacggtcgcTTGCCGCttcgctcgagccgagcccgagcttGAGCTAGCGGCGACGGTCGCTGCTCCGCTCACTCGAGCGGAGCCCGAGCAGCAGCGACGGTCGTGCTCGCTCGCCGCCCGGATCTCGAGCGAGCGGACGAGTTGCTGTCGCGGATACGGGCAGCAACGCTCACCCAGATCTGCGAGCCGCTCGAGCAAGCGGCTCGCAGATCTCGGGCAAGCGCcgctcgagcgagccctaacactcgagctctcgccgaagtgaagacaatcggtgaaggaggagAGGTGACGATGTTTACCACGGTGAAGGAGCAGCATTTGTCGAGACGAGAGGCGTCTTGTcggcgccggagaagacgatGGAATTCTCTCGCTCCGCAGGAGGAGGCGCTCGTCGCTCGTCGCAGTCGccggaggagaagctcgtcgcaGTCGCGGAGGAGAAGCTCGCCGCTCGTGGGGGTCGCAGTCGCGGGAGGAAGCTCATCGCCGGGGGAGAGGAGGATCTGTTCGAGCACTatccaagaaatgaaaaaggaacaccattttgttccttttttgttttgatttgtgttttaaacgagaaacacaaaatttgtgtttctcgttttttgttttttgttccgggaacaaaagaacaaaaagaaacaaacgtgtccaaacgcgtttgtttcttttttgttcctgtgaacaaaaaacagaaaaattgtttaaaaacaaaaaaaaaaaagaatacaaccAAACAGGCCTAAGCATTCTGCGTAGCGATAAGCACGTCAACTTTCATCTCCTATAGTAGGCGCTTCTTCGAAATCTGAAAGGGCAGTTCTTTTTAGGAAtctctcacgctctctctcaaaagacacaatttcccataaaaaaaagaaaaaaagtcaggGTGTTCACGAGaagggaggaagaggagagcACCATCTTCGGTGgacattttttggaaaaaaagaaaaagggcattCCCACCCTTTCTCCCGAACTCAACCAACCAGCCACCTCCACCATCCTCCCGCCGGCGATCGCTCTCGCTTCCCATTCCCGGAACCCTACCTTACTCCTTCACTGTCACCTACTTCTTTACtctcacgaaaaaaaaaaaaaaaaagaatcttcgTCTTTCTCTACTCCTGAAACGGTCGCCATTAAAGCTCCACCCAAAACCTCGGAGCCACCGCCGATCGACGTCGTCCGCCACCTCCAGAACATCCTCCGCCAGCTGCCATTCGTCGTAGCGGTCCCTGACCTCGGTGGAGTCGACTCGAAGCCGGACACGAGTTTGGAGTCGCTATTCTCAACCTTCGCCGGCGACGATGGCCACGGAATCCAAGCGGTAGGGGCCCCATGATTGAATGCtcgttccttcttcttttttttgcctcGTCCGCTTGATTTTAAAAGACCAAAGCAAGCTCGATTTCTTTAGTCCTCACTCGCGTCGGACCTGAATGAGTCGGTTTTTCTTAAGTTTGAACGTTGCTCGCTGATTTCTCGAGTTTAGGTTTTAGCTCGAGCTCCGAATAGGTCCATATTCGCTCTCCAACTCGCTGCCCACTACGTGTTTGAAGAAATGTCTGAACAGATTCAAATTTCTTCCGTTTGATGCAAGATATGGTATGGAAAAATTTAGTTTGAAAAGTGAGGGaaatttattttgggatttgCTTTTGTAGAAAgccctttggaaaaaaaaaaaggcagatttttcattataaataatattccaaCAGGCGGTGTTTTGCGATTGACTCATGTATATTAGCACCAAGAGCATGGGAGTgttgctagttttcttttctatttcttttattaatggaaaaggcaagtcaagtcaagaagcACCTATATAGGATGGTTCCGTGCACCTTATGCAAAATTCTGCTTTCTGTTAAATTAGTTGGTGGAGTATATGCTTATCGACTCAGAGCGTCAGAAATGatctgttttttgtttctaattCTTTATTAGTACAAAGTGATATCCACATAAGAGATAGAGCTGCAACCAGACCAGACACTAAGCATTCTGAGGAAGCACATCAAACTTCATCTCCTCTAATGGCTGCTTCTTCAGATCTGAAAGGAAATTATGACGTCTTCCTGAGTTTCCGAGGTACGGACGTTCGAAACAACTTTCTCAGTCATCTCTATGCGGCTCTTGATCAGAAAGGAATCTACACTTACATCGATAGCGAGGAGCTTCGTAAAGGCAAACAAATAACACCGGCGCTTATTAAGGCCATTGAGGACTCGCGCATCGCGATCATCATTTTCTCCAAGGACTATGCTTCCTCACCGTGGTGTTTGAAAGAGGTGGAGAAaatcatggagtgcaaggagcaaAGAGGACTCATAGTATTTCCggtgttttacaaagtggaacccaAAGAAGTGAGAACGCCAAGAGGGAGCTACCGAGAAGCTATGGTTAAGCATGAGAACAAGTTTGGGAGAGATTCAGAGGAAGTGAAGAGGTGGGAGAAGGCTCTCCTTGATGCGGGTAGCTTGTCTGGGTGGGAATTGAAGGATAAGTAAGTACTAAGTAGTGATTGATGTGACactcctttgttttttcttttttatatgctgaatctcttcttctttttccacgAAAGTTAATTATCTTTGGAAATTGATGTATCTAGTACCTTTCCGGATTTTGTCGGAGATGAAGCGGAAGCAGATCTTATCAAGAGAATTGTGCAGGAGATCTCTATGCAGCTAGACCGAACACCGTTACACGTTGCCAAGCATCCGGTTGGAATACCTCGACAAGTGGTAAAGCTGAAATCAATgttaaatcttgagtcttgtgATGATGTTCTCATGATAGGATTATGGGGACAAGGAGGCATAGGAAAAACAACATTAGCCAAAGCCCTTTACAATGATATATTCAGAGGATTTGAGGCTTCATGTTTTTTGGCAAACGTTCGTGAAACTTCAAAAGATTCCAAGGATTTAGTtcatttgcaagaaaaattgttgTCCGAGATATTAGTGGAAAAAGAATTAACAGTGTTTAATGTTGATGGAGGTATTAATTTGATGCAACATAGACTTTGCCGCAAAAGAGTCCTCCTTGTTCTCGACGATGTCAATGACGTAAAACAATTAAATGCTTTAGCTGGAGGGCGTGAATGGTTTGGTAAAGGAAGCAGAATCATCATTACTACAAGAGATAACCATCTATTAACTGTTCATGAGATAGATGAAGATCATATCTATGAAGTTAACATTCTAGATGATTGGGAagctcttgaacttttcaataaACATGCTTTTCCTGGAAGTAAGGAAAAAGTGATGAGGAGGGATCTTGTGGATGGTGCTTTGCATTATGCTGATGGCCTTCCTTTAGCACTTGTGGTATTGGGCTCTTACCTATGTGGTAGAAGAGAACAGGAGTGGGCAAGCGCATTGAATAAACTTGATAAAAGTCCTGACAAAACCATCAATGATGTTCTCAAGTTAAGTTACGATGGATTAGAGGACTGTGAAAAGGAGATTTTccttgatattgcatgtttcTTCAAGGGGAAATCTATACAGTACATCATGGAAGTCCTTAACAGTTGCGACTTTGACACGACTATCGGAGTGCAAGTCCTTGTTGAGAAGTCCTTAATAACTAAAGAAATGGCGATAGTACAtatgcatgacttgattcagTTGATGGGCATGGATATTGTTAAACAAGAATGTCACGATGATCTTGGAAGACGCAGCAGATTATGGCTTTGTGAAGATGTTCGTGATGTTCTATCAGGGGATATGGTAAGTTTTGGTGGTTTAAACACTGATTTTACTCTCTTCTTCTCTGACTTCGTATGCTAATTGCAATGCAAGTTCTATAAATGTAGGGAACAGATTCAGTAAAAGCCATAGTTTTGGATTTACCCACGATAGAAGCAATATCCATAGGTCCTGATGCTTTCACCAACATGAGAAGATTGAGGTTGCTCATCATGAT harbors:
- the LOC104416809 gene encoding disease resistance protein RPV1, with amino-acid sequence MPKKSKRVQSDIHIRDRAATRPDTKHSEEAHQTSSPLMAASSDLKGNYDVFLSFRGTDVRNNFLSHLYAALDQKGIYTYIDSEELRKGKQITPALIKAIEDSRIAIIIFSKDYASSPWCLKEVEKIMECKEQRGLIVFPVFYKVEPKEVRTPRGSYREAMVKHENKFGRDSEEVKRWEKALLDAGSLSGWELKDKDEAEADLIKRIVQEISMQLDRTPLHVAKHPVGIPRQVVKLKSMLNLESCDDVLMIGLWGQGGIGKTTLAKALYNDIFRGFEASCFLANVRETSKDSKDLVHLQEKLLSEILVEKELTVFNVDGGINLMQHRLCRKRVLLVLDDVNDVKQLNALAGGREWFGKGSRIIITTRDNHLLTVHEIDEDHIYEVNILDDWEALELFNKHAFPGSKEKVMRRDLVDGALHYADGLPLALVVLGSYLCGRREQEWASALNKLDKSPDKTINDVLKLSYDGLEDCEKEIFLDIACFFKGKSIQYIMEVLNSCDFDTTIGVQVLVEKSLITKEMAIVHMHDLIQLMGMDIVKQECHDDLGRRSRLWLCEDVRDVLSGDMGTDSVKAIVLDLPTIEAISIGPDAFTNMRRLRLLIMINVHSSFQGPIYLPNNLRWFQWPECPFSILKFPPGPKKLVKLDLCKSNIQVVVDQFKDFKNLKFLCFRECLSMVCMPNLNLTPNLEKLDLYGCKNLEYAHQSVAYHAKLRWLNLEGCSNLHHLPDVLQTKNLQLLNLTGCSKLERFPDIPNKMKRLQELSLKGTSIKELPASIENLVSLVNLSLVNCKKMTNLPSSIYNLPELVYLLLDGCSKLIKFPKEEDSSDLPSKTRFPNLQILTLGGCNLLEVEFLEKYSCFPNLRALDLSENNFAELPMCPHLHDLRESDVSECQQLQKIGSVSMKLRDLAATNCESLSKIPSDVLSIGRLSGLCLGCKVRLSLPISLSD